ATCACGGCTGGCGGTTACAAGACCCGTCCGTTCGACCGCATCCTGAAGGAGGTGGAAGCCTTCTTCGCGGTCCATCGGGCCGAGGGTACGCATGCCGGCGGCGTTCATGTCGAAATGACCGGTCGGAACGTGACCGAGTGCACCGGCGGTGCACACGCGCTGACCGCCGAACAGCTGGGCGATCGTTACCATACCCATTGCGACCCGCGGCTCAATGCCGACCAGGCGCTGGAACTGGCTTTCCTGATCGCTGAAAACCTGAAAAAGGAACGGGACGATCGCCGGGCGGAACCGCTGGCCGCGAGCGCATAATCCGTAAAAATTCTTACGCAGCGTAAGTTAAAGGGCGGCCCAGGCCGCCCTTTTTGTTTGTAATGATCATTTTTCTGCACTCGGCACACCTTGAAGTAAGCCTCGCTTAACGCAGACGCGGCATATCTGGTTATCGGGATGCCAAGGGACGAGGAGAGGGTGAGTGCGGGACAAATGGGATCTGTCGAAGATTTCCTGTCTGGTTGCGGAGGACAATCCGCACATGCGCACGATTCTGCGGTCGGTGCTGTCCGGCTTCGGCATTCGCTCGGTATTTGAGGCCAGCGACGGTGCGGAGGCGCTGGAACTGGTGGTCGACCGGAAACCGGACATCGTTCTGTGCGACTGGGTGATGAGCCCCTTTGGCGGCAACGAGTTTCTGCGGATCCTGCGTGCCGACCGGGACCTGCTTGCAAGCACGACGCCTGTTCTCATCGTTACGGCCCATGCCAAGCGGGCGACGATCTTGGAAGCCATCGAGATTGGCATTCATGGCTTTGTGGCCAAGCCGATCGCTCCGGCCATTCTCTATCGCCATATTGGTGAGATTCTCGAGCGGCAGGAGCTGCAGGGACGATCGAAAGGCATTCTCGGCCCTGGGCACCAAAAGCCCTTGCGCAAGCTCGAAGTGACGGACCTGTCCGGCATGGCCGCGCCGGAAGCCGACGTTCAGCCCGAACAGGAAATGGCCGGGCTCGCCCTTCTTTAAACGGCTTTCTGCGCAGGTGTGACGCCTGGACGATTGCAAGCGCTCAGGCTTGTCGCTACACCAGACAGTCATGTCACGTCCTGGTGTTCTTCCGATGATTTCTGATCGTTTCCGTCTGGCTGTTGCGCAGCTCAACCCAACCGTTGGCGATGTCGCCGGCAATGCCGAGCTTGTGCGCAAGGCGCGTAGCGAAGCAGCCGGGAAGGGGGCCGATCTGGTGCTGACCTCGGAACTGGTGCTGGCGGGATATCTGCCGGAAGACCTGGTTCTGAAACCCGCTTTCGTTCGCCGATGCATGGAAGCGGCGGAAGCGCTGGCGAAGGAAACCGCCGACGGCGGTCCCGGCCTGATTGTCGGCTCGCCCTGGCGTGCCGACGATGGAAAGGTCTACAACGCTGCACTCCTGCTCGATCAGGGCGAAATTCGCGCCGTGCGCACCAAATACGACCTGCCGAATTACAGCGTCTTTGATGAAAAGCGTGTGTTTGCGGCCGGTCCGCTGCCGGGGCCGGTCGATTTCCGGGGCGTGCGCATCGGCTTGCCAATATGTGAAGACATCTGGAACGACGAAGTCTGCGAATGCCTGGAGGAGACGGGGGCCGAACTTCTTCTGGTGCCGAATGGCTCGCCCTATTGGGAAAACCGGGCGGAGGAACGGCTGCAGGTCGTGGTGTCCCGGGTGGTGCAGACCGGGCTGCCACTGATCTATTGCAACCAGCTCGGCGGACAGGATGAACTGGTCTTCGACGGTGGGTCCTTTGCGCTTCACGCTGACAGGTCGTTGGCCTTCCAGTTGCCGCAGTTCGAAACCGCACTCGGGTTCAGCGATTGGCGCCGCGACGGAGACACCTGGGTCTGCGAAAACGGCGAGGTCGCCAAACTGCCCGATCTGGATGAGGCCAATTGGCGGGCCTGCGTGATGGGACTGGGTGACTATGTCACCAAGAACGGATTTCCCGGCGTAGTCCTGGGATTGTCTGGCGGGATCGACTCGGCCATCTGCGCGGCCATGGCCGTCGATGCACTGGGGGCAGACAAGGTGCACGCCATCATGCTGCCTTATCGCTACACGTCCGAAGAAAGCATCAAGGATGCCGCCGATTGTGCCAGGGCTCTCGGCATCCGCTATGACACTGTTCCGATTGCCGAGCCTGTGGAGGGGTTCACAAGTGCCTTGAGCGGTCTCTTTGCCGGGACTAAGTCGGACACGACGGAGGAGAACCTCCAGTCCCGTGCGCGCGGTGTGATCCTGATGGCGGTCTCCAACAAGTTCGGCAAGATGGTCATGACAACCGGCAACAAGTCGGAGATGTCGGTCGGCTATGCAACGCTCTATGGCGACATGAACGGCGGCTACAATCCGATCAAGGACCTTTACAAGACGCAGGTCTACCATCTGTCTGCCTGGCGCAACCAGAACCAGCCGGCCGGGCTGCTCGGGCCGGCCGGCGAGGTGATCCCGGCCAACATCATCACCAAGGTGCCGACGGCGGAGTTGCGCGAAAACCAGACCGACCAGGATTCCCTGCCGCCCTATGACGTTCTGGACGATATCCTGGAATGTCTGGTCGAAGACGAGATGTCGGTCAGCGACATAGAGGCACGAGGCCATGACCGAGATCTGATCCACCGCATCGAGCATCTTCTCTATATTGCAGAATACAAGCGCCGGCAGGCGCCTCCCGGCGTCAAGATCACCGAGCGCAATTTCGGCAAGGACCGTCGGTATCCGATCACCAACCGGTTCCGGGACCGGTCCTGAGCGGGATTACAAAATCTCTCAACCTCATTCTGAGGACGGCTTTCTGGCCCGTCTCGAGGGATGGGCAACTCGCTCCGGAACGAGCGGCCGATCCTGCGAGACACTGCTGCACAGCTCCTCAGGACGAGGTCAATTTGTGTGGCAAATTCGTTCCCGCGTTTGAGAAGGCATGGCCTTGATGTCCTATTTCTCCTTCTTGCGCGACAATGCGCGCTGGCTGTCTGCTTGCTACCTGCTTGCGGCCTTCTCCGGGTTCGGCCAAACCTTCTTCATCGCCCTGTCCGCAGGTGATCTGCGCGCCGAATTCGGCCTCAGTCATGGTGATCTGGGCCTGCTCTACATGGTGGCGACGCTCGCAAGCGCGTTCACGCTTCCTTATGTCGGCAAGAGCCTTGACCATTTTCGCGTCAGGTGGATCGCCGCCGTGGTGCTGGCCGGTCTTGCCCTGTCATGCCTTCTCATGGCGAGCACCTCGGCGATCTGGATGATTGCCGTCGCCTTCTACGGCCTGCGCCTCTGCGGCCAGGGCATGATGACCCACACGTCGATTACTGCCGCAGGGCGCTGGTTCTCCGCGCAACGCGGCCGGGCCGTTTCCATTGCCATGATCGGTTTTCCGACGGCGGAGGCCCTGTTTCCGATCCTGTTTGTCGTCCTGGCAGCAAGTTACGGTTGGCGCGGGGCCTGGTCCGTCTCCGCACTCAGTCTCGTCCTGATCGCCTTTCCCGTTCTGATGCTGTTGCTGAAGCGCGAAAGAACGCCGACTGCGACGGAAGTCGCTGCCACCAAGGCGGAGGGCCGTCAATGGACACGGAAGGAAGCCCTGGCTGACTACCGCTTCTGGCTGGTCAATCTCGGTGTGAACACACCGGCCTTCGTGGGCACGTCGATCTTCTTTCACCAGGTCTATCTCGTGGAGCTGCGGGGCTGGTCGATGGAAGTCTTCGCCAGTGCCTTCGTCATCATGGCCAGCGGTGTTGTCTGTGCCAGCCTTGTCATCGGTCCCCTGATCGACCGGTTTTCCGCCCGGCAGCTGTTGCCTTTCACACTTATCCCGCTGGCGCTCGCCTGTCTGGTGCTCACGACGGTCCATGCCCAATACGCAGCCTTCGTGTTCATGGCCCTTGTGGGCATCTCGAACGGCTTCAACGGCACGCTGGTCGGGGCCTTCTGGCCAGAAGCCTATGGCACCCGGCACATGGGGGCGATCCGTTCCGTTGCCTTTGCCGTCATGGTGTTTGCCTCTGCGGCCGGGCCCGGGCTGGTCGGTTGGCTGATTGATCTTGGCGTTTCCTTTGACCTCCAGATCGCGGTCATGGGAGGGTATTGCCTGATCTATTCCGGCGTTTTGACCTGGATGACGCGCCTTTACCGGCGGGCACAACAAACTTGAAACAGGTCCCGATTTTCGGTTGATGACTGGCGTCTCACGGGCTAACTCAACCGCCATGACTGTTACTGTTCGCTTCGCGCCGTCGCCGACCGGCCATATCCACATCGGCAATAGCCGTCCTGCGCTCTACAACTGGCTTTTTGCCAGGAAGATGGGCGGACAATTCATCTTGCGGTTCGATGACACGGATACCGTGCGCTCGAAGCAGGAATATGCCGACTCGATCGAAAAGGACCTGCGCTGGCTGGGGATCGACCCGGATCGGACCGAGCGCCAGTCCGACCGGTTGCCGACCTATGATGTCGCTGCCCAGAAGCTGAAGGACGCCGGCCTCCTTTATCCGTGTTACGAGACACCGGAAGAGCTGGAGCGCCGCCGCTCACGCCAGCGGGCACTCGGCCGGCCGCCGGTTTATGATCGCGCCGGCCTGCAGCAGAGCGAAGAAGAGCGGGCCGCGTTTGAGGCCGAGGGCCGCAAGCCGCATTGGCGCTTTCTTCTGCCGAACCACGATGGAGACCCGTTTGAGACCCGGCGCACCGATGTTGCCTGGTCGGATCTCTGCCGCGGAGACCAGGCGGTCGATCTGGCATCCATGTCCGATCCGGTGCTGATCCGGGCCGACGGGTCCTATCTCTACACCTTCACCTCGATTGTCGATGACATCGAGATGGGCATCACGCACATCATTCGCGGCGAGGACCACATCTCCAACACGGGTGTTCAGATCGCGATCTTCGAGGCGATGGATGCAAAGCCGCCGGTCTTCGGTCATCATAACCTGCTGACAACGAGAGACGGCGAGGGGCTGTCGAAGCGCAAGGGCGCGCTGTCGATCGGCTCGCTGCGCGAAGCCGGACTGGAACCCATGGCGGTCGCGTCTCTGGCCGTCCTGACGGGCACAAGCCAGGCCGTGGAACCGGTGCCGACAATGGATGCTCTTGTTGAAAAATTCGACCTGACGAGCGTTTCCCGGTCCGCGGCAAAGTTCGACCCTGACGAACTGAAAGGGCTGAATGCCCGCCTGGTCCATGACCTTCCGCTTGATGCGGTGTCAGAGAGGTTGGCAGCTCTTGGCATTGAGCCGAGCGAAGCCTTCTGGATGGCAGTCCGCGGCAATTGCGAGACAGTTGATGACGCGCTGACCTACTGGCAGATCATCACCGGTCCGGTTGAAAGCCGGATTGAGGATGAAGACCGGGATTTTGTCGCGCAGGCACGCGCCTTCCTGCCGGAAGGGGACATCACCGAGGAAAGCTGGGGTGCCTGGACATCTGCCCTGAAAGCGGAGACCGGCCGCAAGGGCAGGGGGCTGTTCATGCCGCTGAGACGTGTCCTGACCGGAATGGATCATGGCCCGGACATGAAGGCAATGTTGCCGCTTATTGGGAAACAAAAAATTCTGGACCGACTACCCTGACCGAATTCTCGCGGTCCGATGCATCCCGGAAACCGTCGTCATTGCTCTGGAATACGGGTGCAAAGGCGGCGATTTCCGCGTCGTCCTCACTTTTTGACGAACGTGTCGACAGCACAGGCAAACCGTCTCGAAGGTCCAGGCCGGAGATAGCATCTTCGCCGGTCTTGCCCAGTCTTGCAGCCGCAAGGCTGAGGCTGGCGGTTACATCGAAGCCCTTTTCCAGATTGAACTGCGTATCCGGATCTTCATAACGCGGCAGCTGGGCGCGTTGCAGAGGCGTGCGCGCCATCGGCGAAGCGGCGCGGCCTTCATCTTCGAAGGTGCTGCCGCGGCTCGGCTGCAGGCTGCGTCGTGGCAAGCCGGAGCTGATATCCGAGAAAAATACCCGGCTGCCTGAGCCTGTGCCCAGTTCTGACCAGGCAGAGCGGGACTGGCTTGATCGGGTCTGGCGGCAGCTGCATCCCTCGACATATTCGCTCTTGTAGCGGTTGGCGAAGGGCTGTTCGGAATAGAGCTCTCCGGCAAGCGACATCATCTGGGTCGGATCGCCGCCCGGATTGCGATAGACATAAAGTTCTGTCTGGGCAGCGGGGCAGATTTCGGAGCAGCGTGCTTCGTCATTGGCAAACTGGCGCTTGCCCGTGGAGTAGCTGACCGGGAAAAAGTACCCGTCGCAAGTCCGAACGCACAGGGTTCGGAACAGACCTCCGGAGGGCAGCCGGCGCCTGCTGCTGCTGCTCGTGGTTCTCGACT
This genomic interval from Labrenzia sp. VG12 contains the following:
- a CDS encoding response regulator, which translates into the protein MRDKWDLSKISCLVAEDNPHMRTILRSVLSGFGIRSVFEASDGAEALELVVDRKPDIVLCDWVMSPFGGNEFLRILRADRDLLASTTPVLIVTAHAKRATILEAIEIGIHGFVAKPIAPAILYRHIGEILERQELQGRSKGILGPGHQKPLRKLEVTDLSGMAAPEADVQPEQEMAGLALL
- a CDS encoding NAD+ synthase — its product is MISDRFRLAVAQLNPTVGDVAGNAELVRKARSEAAGKGADLVLTSELVLAGYLPEDLVLKPAFVRRCMEAAEALAKETADGGPGLIVGSPWRADDGKVYNAALLLDQGEIRAVRTKYDLPNYSVFDEKRVFAAGPLPGPVDFRGVRIGLPICEDIWNDEVCECLEETGAELLLVPNGSPYWENRAEERLQVVVSRVVQTGLPLIYCNQLGGQDELVFDGGSFALHADRSLAFQLPQFETALGFSDWRRDGDTWVCENGEVAKLPDLDEANWRACVMGLGDYVTKNGFPGVVLGLSGGIDSAICAAMAVDALGADKVHAIMLPYRYTSEESIKDAADCARALGIRYDTVPIAEPVEGFTSALSGLFAGTKSDTTEENLQSRARGVILMAVSNKFGKMVMTTGNKSEMSVGYATLYGDMNGGYNPIKDLYKTQVYHLSAWRNQNQPAGLLGPAGEVIPANIITKVPTAELRENQTDQDSLPPYDVLDDILECLVEDEMSVSDIEARGHDRDLIHRIEHLLYIAEYKRRQAPPGVKITERNFGKDRRYPITNRFRDRS
- a CDS encoding MFS transporter, with protein sequence MALMSYFSFLRDNARWLSACYLLAAFSGFGQTFFIALSAGDLRAEFGLSHGDLGLLYMVATLASAFTLPYVGKSLDHFRVRWIAAVVLAGLALSCLLMASTSAIWMIAVAFYGLRLCGQGMMTHTSITAAGRWFSAQRGRAVSIAMIGFPTAEALFPILFVVLAASYGWRGAWSVSALSLVLIAFPVLMLLLKRERTPTATEVAATKAEGRQWTRKEALADYRFWLVNLGVNTPAFVGTSIFFHQVYLVELRGWSMEVFASAFVIMASGVVCASLVIGPLIDRFSARQLLPFTLIPLALACLVLTTVHAQYAAFVFMALVGISNGFNGTLVGAFWPEAYGTRHMGAIRSVAFAVMVFASAAGPGLVGWLIDLGVSFDLQIAVMGGYCLIYSGVLTWMTRLYRRAQQT
- the gltX gene encoding glutamate--tRNA ligase; this translates as MTVTVRFAPSPTGHIHIGNSRPALYNWLFARKMGGQFILRFDDTDTVRSKQEYADSIEKDLRWLGIDPDRTERQSDRLPTYDVAAQKLKDAGLLYPCYETPEELERRRSRQRALGRPPVYDRAGLQQSEEERAAFEAEGRKPHWRFLLPNHDGDPFETRRTDVAWSDLCRGDQAVDLASMSDPVLIRADGSYLYTFTSIVDDIEMGITHIIRGEDHISNTGVQIAIFEAMDAKPPVFGHHNLLTTRDGEGLSKRKGALSIGSLREAGLEPMAVASLAVLTGTSQAVEPVPTMDALVEKFDLTSVSRSAAKFDPDELKGLNARLVHDLPLDAVSERLAALGIEPSEAFWMAVRGNCETVDDALTYWQIITGPVESRIEDEDRDFVAQARAFLPEGDITEESWGAWTSALKAETGRKGRGLFMPLRRVLTGMDHGPDMKAMLPLIGKQKILDRLP
- a CDS encoding DUF2865 domain-containing protein, giving the protein MGRRGTFRSNSLARAIAAGAVLVLCAQAAEAASCASLKSELRQLESGSSSQSPAAKKWSTAKRQQQKALSAAERDAAHFGCSTVSSAKCKGLNKKIKSMRRNLKAIERQLAKSSGGVGNPKRIRQVRAAIKKQNCNAPARTQSADNRPRSEGDKPRSLLSRLFNPQSRAEPVAATSGDREISAVRKKSRTTSSSSRRRLPSGGLFRTLCVRTCDGYFFPVSYSTGKRQFANDEARCSEICPAAQTELYVYRNPGGDPTQMMSLAGELYSEQPFANRYKSEYVEGCSCRQTRSSQSRSAWSELGTGSGSRVFFSDISSGLPRRSLQPSRGSTFEDEGRAASPMARTPLQRAQLPRYEDPDTQFNLEKGFDVTASLSLAAARLGKTGEDAISGLDLRDGLPVLSTRSSKSEDDAEIAAFAPVFQSNDDGFRDASDRENSVRVVGPEFFVSQ